One genomic window of Flavobacteriales bacterium includes the following:
- a CDS encoding UDP-2,3-diacylglucosamine diphosphatase → MVLAKKIYFASDFHLGVPNKEKSLERERLLVKWLDDISKDAAEVYLVGDLFDFWYEYKTVIPKGFVRFQGKLAELCDKGIQVHIFTGNHDMWMFQYFEEELGAKMHRKPITLERNSKKFLVGHGDGLGPGDHGYKFIKKVFSNPLCIWLFKWLHPDIGVGLANFWSGRSREANFAADEIYKGDENEWLLQYCKTALEKEHFDYFIFGHRHLVLDRVVGNNSRYINLGHWFKEPHYAVWDGGELKVERLS, encoded by the coding sequence ATGGTGCTAGCTAAGAAGATCTACTTCGCATCCGATTTTCATCTGGGCGTTCCGAACAAGGAAAAAAGCCTTGAGCGCGAGCGTTTGCTGGTGAAATGGCTCGATGATATTTCGAAAGATGCTGCGGAAGTTTACCTCGTGGGAGACCTCTTCGATTTCTGGTACGAGTATAAAACGGTAATTCCAAAAGGCTTTGTGCGCTTTCAGGGCAAACTGGCCGAACTCTGCGACAAAGGCATTCAGGTGCACATCTTTACGGGCAACCACGATATGTGGATGTTCCAGTATTTTGAAGAGGAACTAGGCGCTAAAATGCACCGCAAACCAATTACACTCGAACGGAACAGCAAGAAATTCCTTGTCGGGCATGGCGATGGACTCGGCCCTGGCGATCACGGTTACAAGTTCATTAAGAAGGTATTTTCCAACCCCTTATGCATCTGGCTCTTTAAATGGCTGCACCCAGATATTGGCGTGGGCCTGGCCAATTTCTGGAGTGGCCGTAGCCGCGAAGCCAACTTTGCTGCAGACGAGATTTACAAGGGCGATGAGAACGAATGGCTCTTGCAATACTGTAAGACCGCGCTAGAGAAGGAACACTTCGACTATTTCATTTTCGGGCACCGTCACCTGGTGCTAGACCGCGTGGTGGGCAATAACTCCCGATACATCAACCTAGGGCATTGGTTCAAAGAACCGCACTATGCCGTTTGGGATGGCGGGGAATTGAAGGTTGAAAGATTAAGTTAA
- a CDS encoding ATPase translates to MKFDINLFFRITFWISLIGLFAIISDFGFAQSEGYQQLLDDFYFIVLAIGIISTFTRYIKKVGSFDRKVIVFDLLSVSFTLWIFYMYLFVGIPFETDLLLENPIWIHIAVVFSFIREFSEIRINFNRAFLNPAQLFILSFLAIILFGSSLLMLPKATYDGISYLDALFTSTSAVCVTGLAVVDTGTHFTVFGQTIIMILIQVGGLGILTFASYFSYFFKGGTTYENQLALGDMTSSEKMAEVFSTLKNIILITFGIEMVSGMLIYSSIDSSNFQSQSEQLFFSAFHAISAFCNAGFSTLSNSFYEDGFRFNYYLQLVVIFTFVLGGLGFPIVVNILKFLKYKVITLFSSRRSKYKPWVLNLNSRITLFTTLSITFVAFIMFYILEYNNTLAQHNGFGKMVTTLFGVTTPRTAGFNSIDTAAMAFPTQMMVFLLMWIGASPQSTGGGIKTSTFAIATLNILSLAKGKSRIEIYRREIADISVRRAFAIISLSLIVIGFAIMLIAHFDREKELLDIAFECFSAYSTTGLSLGITSALSSPSKLVVIIVMFVGRISMLSLVIAVFKKVKHKNYRYPKEEVTIN, encoded by the coding sequence ATGAAGTTCGATATAAACCTGTTTTTCAGAATTACATTTTGGATCAGCCTTATTGGACTCTTTGCCATTATTTCAGACTTTGGGTTTGCGCAATCTGAAGGTTACCAACAGCTTCTGGATGATTTTTACTTCATCGTCCTTGCGATAGGCATTATATCCACCTTCACGCGTTACATCAAAAAGGTAGGTTCGTTCGATAGAAAAGTAATTGTCTTCGACCTCCTTTCAGTTTCCTTCACCTTATGGATTTTTTATATGTATCTGTTTGTAGGTATTCCCTTCGAAACGGATCTGCTTCTTGAAAATCCCATCTGGATTCATATTGCGGTGGTTTTCAGTTTCATACGCGAGTTTTCTGAGATAAGGATCAACTTCAATCGGGCATTTTTAAATCCGGCACAACTCTTCATTCTCAGTTTTCTGGCCATCATTCTGTTTGGCTCGTCACTATTGATGTTGCCCAAAGCAACGTATGACGGTATATCGTACCTAGATGCTCTGTTCACTTCAACAAGTGCTGTCTGTGTAACAGGCTTAGCTGTGGTGGATACAGGTACGCACTTCACCGTTTTCGGTCAGACCATCATCATGATACTTATTCAGGTGGGTGGTTTGGGCATCTTGACCTTTGCCAGTTATTTCAGCTACTTCTTTAAAGGTGGAACCACTTACGAGAACCAACTCGCATTGGGAGACATGACGAGCTCCGAAAAAATGGCCGAAGTATTTTCAACTCTCAAAAACATCATTCTAATAACCTTCGGCATTGAGATGGTGTCAGGAATGTTGATCTATTCAAGCATCGACTCGAGCAATTTCCAGTCGCAGTCAGAACAGCTCTTTTTCTCTGCATTTCATGCCATATCGGCATTTTGCAATGCAGGGTTCTCCACCTTGTCCAATAGTTTCTACGAGGACGGTTTCAGATTCAACTATTACCTCCAATTGGTTGTCATTTTTACGTTCGTACTAGGTGGATTGGGATTCCCTATTGTGGTCAACATCCTTAAATTCCTGAAGTACAAGGTCATCACCTTATTCTCATCTCGAAGAAGCAAATACAAGCCATGGGTACTGAACCTGAACAGCCGCATTACGCTGTTCACTACGCTATCCATCACCTTCGTGGCGTTCATCATGTTCTATATTCTTGAATACAACAACACCTTGGCCCAACATAATGGTTTCGGAAAAATGGTGACTACACTTTTCGGAGTCACAACGCCAAGAACCGCAGGCTTCAATTCCATAGATACAGCAGCCATGGCGTTTCCAACGCAGATGATGGTCTTTCTATTGATGTGGATCGGGGCTTCGCCTCAATCGACAGGTGGAGGTATTAAAACAAGCACCTTTGCCATTGCCACACTCAATATTCTGAGTCTGGCAAAAGGAAAGTCGCGCATAGAGATCTACAGAAGGGAAATAGCGGATATTTCGGTGCGAAGAGCCTTTGCCATCATATCATTATCGCTGATAGTCATTGGTTTTGCCATTATGCTCATCGCTCATTTTGATCGCGAAAAGGAATTGTTGGATATAGCGTTTGAATGTTTTTCGGCATACAGTACCACTGGTCTGAGTTTAGGAATTACCAGCGCCTTGAGCAGTCCCAGTAAGCTGGTGGTCATCATCGTAATGTTCGTAGGCCGTATCAGCATGTTGTCTCTGGTAATTGCTGTTTTCAAGAAAGTGAAGCATAAAAACTACCGGTACCCGAAAGAGGAAGTGACCATAAATTAA
- a CDS encoding Crp/Fnr family transcriptional regulator — MEQVLERIEGSFALQSYIQGIVDFSEDEMEIIMAHFKPMVIPASEYFVDEGLVCNSIGFITKGYVRTFYEINDQEVTTMVLGKHNIVTAHTSFTLQRPSMSYIQAINDCELLVMSYQSMQKLYDRFPKWERLGRLITEQVYGYMEGRVVDYLSLSPEDRYRKMLTQDAKLLKHVPLRYIASMLGVTPETLSRIRNKVHKGG; from the coding sequence ATGGAACAAGTACTGGAACGCATTGAAGGCTCTTTCGCTTTACAGAGCTACATACAAGGAATCGTTGACTTCTCGGAGGATGAAATGGAGATCATCATGGCGCATTTTAAGCCCATGGTAATTCCTGCTTCTGAGTATTTTGTAGATGAAGGATTGGTCTGCAATAGCATCGGATTTATCACCAAAGGATATGTGCGTACTTTTTACGAGATCAACGATCAGGAAGTAACCACTATGGTGCTCGGAAAACACAATATTGTCACGGCCCACACAAGCTTTACGCTTCAGCGGCCGTCCATGTCGTACATACAGGCCATTAACGATTGCGAATTGCTGGTGATGAGCTACCAGAGCATGCAGAAACTGTACGACCGTTTTCCGAAATGGGAGCGATTGGGGCGATTGATAACTGAGCAGGTTTACGGTTATATGGAAGGTCGGGTAGTGGATTATTTGAGTTTGAGTCCCGAAGACCGTTACCGGAAAATGTTGACGCAGGACGCGAAGTTGCTGAAGCACGTGCCTTTGCGCTACATCGCTTCCATGTTGGGTGTAACACCCGAAACCTTGAGCCGAATTCGGAACAAGGTTCACAAAGGAGGATGA
- a CDS encoding acetyl-CoA carboxylase carboxyltransferase subunit alpha: protein MAVTFLDFESDIQELEEQLEKSRAIQERGKVDASKTIEELELSIILRTKEIYGSLTPWQRVQVARHPSRPYTLAHINALTDNTFIELHGDRTVKDDKAMVGGFGSIDGKTVMLIGQQKGINTKMRQYRNFGMANPEGYRKALRLMKLAEKFNKPVITFIDTPGAFPGIEAEERGQGEAIARNLIEMMQLKVPIICVIIGEGASGGALGIGIGDKVFMLENTWYSVISPESCSTILWRSRDHKEQAATALKLTPQDLLENKLISGIIPEPLGGAHRNYDETFANVKKEIKKHLTRLHNQDPQERVDKRIEKYSQMGVYLEWALTNEKEPEEEA, encoded by the coding sequence ATGGCAGTAACCTTTCTTGATTTTGAAAGTGATATTCAAGAGTTGGAAGAACAGCTCGAAAAATCGCGTGCTATTCAGGAACGAGGCAAGGTAGATGCGAGCAAAACGATTGAAGAATTGGAGCTCAGCATTATTCTGCGCACCAAAGAGATCTACGGAAGCCTTACGCCTTGGCAACGGGTTCAAGTGGCTCGCCATCCAAGCAGACCTTATACATTGGCGCACATCAATGCGCTTACCGACAATACCTTTATTGAACTGCATGGCGATCGAACCGTAAAAGACGATAAAGCGATGGTTGGCGGTTTCGGAAGCATCGATGGAAAAACCGTGATGCTTATTGGACAACAGAAAGGCATCAACACCAAAATGCGTCAGTACCGAAATTTCGGAATGGCCAATCCTGAAGGCTACCGCAAGGCACTTCGCTTGATGAAATTGGCGGAGAAATTCAACAAACCTGTGATCACCTTCATCGATACGCCAGGAGCCTTTCCGGGTATTGAAGCGGAAGAGCGCGGACAAGGCGAAGCAATTGCGCGGAACCTGATTGAGATGATGCAATTAAAGGTGCCGATCATCTGTGTGATCATTGGCGAAGGTGCTTCTGGAGGCGCCCTCGGAATTGGCATTGGCGACAAGGTTTTCATGCTTGAAAACACGTGGTATTCCGTTATCTCTCCAGAAAGTTGTTCGACTATTCTTTGGAGAAGTCGCGACCATAAAGAGCAAGCGGCCACTGCGTTGAAACTCACACCACAAGACCTTCTTGAGAACAAACTGATCTCTGGAATCATTCCAGAACCATTAGGTGGTGCTCATAGGAATTACGATGAGACCTTTGCCAACGTGAAGAAAGAGATCAAAAAACACTTAACCCGATTGCATAATCAGGATCCACAGGAACGCGTTGACAAACGCATCGAGAAATACAGCCAAATGGGTGTTTATCTTGAATGGGCACTGACAAATGAGAAAGAACCTGAAGAAGAAGCATAA
- a CDS encoding M1 family metallopeptidase — protein sequence MRDCLRVTSIVTIARTFSLVLFICCSVFPFIGSGQEYFQQEVNYEIHVSLDDERHQLHATETIEYVNNSTSTLTFIWFHIWPNAYKDGQTALSKQMRQDNDLTLFFSKPSDRGWIDSLDFQINGQKARMEIDHRNQDICRVFLNEPLAPGERITISTPFTVQIPKGIFSRLGHLGQAYQITQWYPKPAVFDKDGWHQMPYLGQGEFYSEFGTFDVHITLPQNYVVGATGDLVNGESELAWLDEKVKETEAIAEFDYRDMSFPASASSTKTLHYHQEKVHDFAWFADKRYHVLKGEVELPKTKRKVTTWAMFTNNEADLWKNSIEYLNDATYYYSLWVGEYPYNQVTAVDGVLSEGGGMEYPNVTIIGESGNAKNLEETIMHEVGHNWFYGMLGSNERDHPWMDEGLNSFIESRYMDKKYPNLKFRDVYGGRKLINFGMKWAGVYNLDQKHLNEHAYRLAARTNTDQAIDLPSEDYTSINYGTIVYAKTALVFNYLMKYLGQEKMDEIMLSYYQQWKYKHPQPEDLKKVMIDVVGDSLPWFLDDVIGSHRKLDYSIAQIKKEDGKLKIKVRNMGKIAGPFPISGITGKDTVITQWFEPVKKTGWVTLACKSCDRVVIDSEEVIPDINRKNNSMRVKGFLRKVEPIQPRFVGYYENPYRSQFALAPTLGWNTYDGLMLGFAVYNDMAPENKFSYMIMPMYAFDSKTITGSGRMSYTFHQEHRYPNVTIGLEGQRFNVGRISPFYNPTDAYSPQLPRNIMRQYLLFDFLPNKRRSNMNQSIRLRNTMFFTEQGKLIRNIPQITYHFKRAYAPHIAELTADLQWLNNEAKFGIEAIYRFKFKRGYGIRARMFFGKFINRSSTPAFNFRMASFREFQDYLYEGTFIGRKLDNGFLSQQLMEADGGFKSNFSIGSSNDWILALNLSSTLYRRIPIELFASVGTYARAKSVFPGSQQFLAEFGVSVIVVRDVLEVHFPFLYSRDVSDNVKLATNNYGQQIRFTFNLNELKPIQRLKSLLK from the coding sequence GTGAGAGATTGCTTACGTGTCACCTCCATTGTAACGATAGCAAGAACATTTTCACTTGTTCTGTTCATCTGCTGTTCCGTTTTTCCGTTTATCGGTTCTGGGCAGGAATACTTCCAACAGGAAGTCAACTACGAAATCCACGTTTCCTTGGATGACGAGCGGCACCAGCTCCATGCCACCGAAACCATCGAATACGTAAACAACTCCACTTCTACCCTCACATTCATCTGGTTTCACATTTGGCCCAACGCCTACAAGGACGGCCAGACTGCGCTTAGCAAGCAGATGCGGCAGGATAATGACCTCACGCTCTTCTTTTCCAAACCAAGCGACAGAGGCTGGATAGATAGCCTCGACTTTCAGATCAATGGGCAAAAGGCGCGCATGGAAATTGACCATCGCAACCAAGATATCTGCCGCGTATTCCTGAATGAACCGCTGGCACCTGGAGAACGGATTACCATTTCCACGCCTTTTACTGTTCAAATTCCGAAAGGCATCTTTTCGCGCTTGGGACATTTGGGGCAAGCCTATCAGATCACACAATGGTATCCAAAACCAGCGGTGTTCGATAAGGATGGCTGGCACCAGATGCCGTACCTCGGACAAGGCGAATTCTATTCCGAGTTCGGAACCTTCGATGTTCACATCACCTTGCCGCAGAATTACGTGGTGGGCGCCACGGGCGATCTTGTAAATGGTGAATCTGAACTCGCTTGGCTAGATGAAAAGGTAAAAGAAACCGAAGCAATTGCTGAATTCGATTACCGCGACATGTCGTTCCCTGCATCCGCATCAAGCACAAAAACACTCCACTATCATCAAGAGAAAGTCCACGATTTTGCTTGGTTTGCCGATAAGCGCTACCACGTGCTAAAGGGCGAAGTGGAACTTCCAAAAACCAAACGGAAAGTGACCACGTGGGCCATGTTTACGAACAACGAGGCCGACCTGTGGAAGAATTCCATCGAGTATCTGAACGATGCCACGTATTACTATTCGCTGTGGGTGGGCGAGTATCCTTACAATCAGGTAACGGCTGTGGATGGCGTGCTCTCGGAAGGAGGCGGCATGGAATATCCGAACGTGACCATCATTGGCGAAAGCGGCAATGCCAAGAATCTCGAAGAAACCATCATGCACGAAGTGGGACACAACTGGTTCTATGGTATGCTTGGCAGCAACGAACGCGACCATCCGTGGATGGACGAAGGCTTGAACTCCTTCATCGAATCACGCTATATGGATAAGAAGTATCCGAACTTGAAATTCAGAGACGTGTACGGGGGACGAAAGCTTATCAATTTTGGAATGAAGTGGGCGGGCGTTTACAATCTCGACCAGAAACATTTGAACGAACACGCTTATCGTTTGGCAGCACGAACCAATACCGATCAGGCCATTGATCTGCCGTCTGAAGACTACACCAGCATCAACTACGGCACCATCGTTTATGCCAAAACAGCTTTGGTTTTCAATTACCTGATGAAGTATCTGGGTCAAGAGAAGATGGACGAGATCATGCTTTCCTATTATCAGCAATGGAAATACAAGCATCCACAGCCAGAAGACCTCAAAAAAGTAATGATCGATGTGGTGGGAGATTCGCTACCGTGGTTCTTAGACGATGTGATCGGAAGTCACCGCAAACTGGATTATTCCATTGCACAGATCAAGAAGGAAGACGGAAAACTGAAGATAAAGGTGCGGAACATGGGTAAAATTGCAGGCCCTTTCCCCATCAGTGGTATTACTGGAAAGGACACAGTCATCACCCAATGGTTCGAGCCTGTGAAGAAAACCGGTTGGGTAACACTTGCCTGCAAATCGTGCGATCGTGTGGTCATCGATTCTGAAGAGGTCATTCCCGACATCAACCGCAAGAACAACAGCATGCGAGTGAAGGGTTTTCTGCGCAAAGTGGAACCGATACAGCCGCGATTTGTAGGCTATTACGAAAACCCTTACCGTTCTCAATTTGCCTTGGCGCCCACCTTGGGTTGGAACACTTACGATGGTCTCATGCTTGGTTTTGCCGTGTACAACGACATGGCGCCTGAGAACAAATTCAGCTACATGATCATGCCCATGTACGCCTTCGATTCCAAGACCATTACAGGCTCTGGCCGCATGTCCTACACCTTCCATCAAGAACATCGCTATCCCAATGTCACCATCGGGTTGGAAGGTCAGCGTTTCAACGTGGGGCGTATTTCTCCGTTCTACAATCCAACTGATGCCTACAGTCCGCAGTTGCCGCGCAACATCATGCGGCAATACTTGCTCTTCGATTTTCTTCCGAATAAGAGACGAAGCAATATGAATCAGAGTATCCGCCTGCGAAACACGATGTTTTTCACCGAACAGGGAAAGCTGATCCGCAACATTCCGCAGATCACCTACCATTTCAAGCGTGCATACGCTCCACACATTGCGGAGCTTACTGCCGATCTCCAATGGTTGAACAATGAAGCCAAGTTCGGAATCGAAGCCATCTATCGTTTCAAATTCAAACGTGGCTATGGAATTAGGGCGCGCATGTTCTTCGGCAAATTCATTAACCGCTCATCTACTCCTGCGTTCAATTTCCGAATGGCTTCCTTCAGAGAATTTCAAGATTACCTCTATGAAGGCACCTTTATCGGTCGTAAACTCGATAATGGATTCTTATCACAACAGCTGATGGAAGCAGACGGTGGATTCAAAAGCAATTTCTCCATAGGTAGTTCAAACGATTGGATCTTGGCGCTCAACCTCAGTTCCACTCTTTATCGCAGAATTCCCATCGAACTGTTTGCCAGCGTTGGAACTTACGCCAGAGCCAAAAGTGTGTTCCCCGGTTCTCAGCAATTTTTGGCCGAATTCGGAGTAAGCGTTATTGTGGTAAGGGATGTGTTGGAAGTGCATTTTCCCTTCCTTTACTCCAGAGATGTATCGGACAACGTCAAATTGGCCACCAACAATTACGGTCAGCAAATACGTTTTACCTTCAACCTCAACGAATTGAAACCGATCCAACGTTTGAAAAGCCTACTCAAGTAA
- the gatB gene encoding Asp-tRNA(Asn)/Glu-tRNA(Gln) amidotransferase subunit GatB: protein MSVRDKYQPIIGLEVHMQLITESKAYSSDSTEFGGMPNSNVSVVTLGHPGTLPMVNREVVNSAIKLGLACGCSIREYNEYARKNYFYADLPKGYQITQDTTPICNGGSIQIKLANGEAKYIRLTRIHMEEDAGKSMHDQDPFDTLVDLNRAGVPLLEIVSEPDIRTGDEAYDYLMEVRKLVRYLEICDGNMEEGSLRCDANISVMLKGSDKYGRRVEVKNMNSMRNVQRAIEFEIDRQIAELEAGREISQDTRSFDAAKGTTFVMRSKEMANDYRYFPEPDLPPVIVDKQWIADVKATMPALPNELHKKFTNDFGLNEYDAGVLTESKPVALYFNELTSHTTNYKAASNWVTGDIKSFLNEFAVHMEDFPVKPKTMAKLIALIDEGKVSHSAASQKLFPELCKNPDKAPLEIAQSLDLIQESDSGQLEEWVDAALAAYPDKVEEYRGGKQGVLGLFMGEVMKLSKGKADPKLANQLVRQKLQG, encoded by the coding sequence ATGAGTGTGAGAGATAAATATCAGCCTATCATCGGTTTAGAGGTGCACATGCAACTTATTACCGAATCGAAGGCATACAGCAGCGATAGCACTGAATTCGGAGGAATGCCGAACAGCAATGTGAGCGTGGTGACACTTGGTCATCCTGGCACGCTGCCAATGGTGAACCGTGAGGTAGTAAACAGCGCCATCAAGTTGGGGTTGGCCTGCGGATGCAGCATTCGAGAATATAACGAGTATGCGCGCAAAAATTATTTCTATGCCGACCTTCCAAAAGGCTACCAGATAACGCAAGACACCACGCCTATTTGCAATGGTGGGTCGATTCAGATAAAACTCGCTAACGGAGAAGCGAAATACATTCGTCTTACCCGTATTCATATGGAAGAAGATGCAGGCAAAAGCATGCACGATCAAGACCCATTTGATACGCTTGTTGACTTGAACCGTGCTGGAGTTCCTTTGTTGGAAATCGTTTCAGAACCAGACATCCGAACAGGCGATGAAGCCTACGATTACCTGATGGAAGTGCGAAAACTTGTGCGCTACCTCGAGATCTGCGATGGCAACATGGAAGAAGGCAGTTTGCGTTGCGATGCCAATATTTCGGTGATGTTGAAAGGCTCAGACAAGTACGGAAGACGCGTGGAGGTAAAAAACATGAACTCCATGCGAAACGTGCAACGCGCCATTGAGTTTGAGATTGACCGTCAGATCGCAGAATTGGAAGCTGGTAGAGAGATCAGTCAGGATACGCGAAGTTTCGATGCCGCCAAGGGAACAACCTTTGTGATGCGAAGCAAGGAAATGGCCAACGATTACCGCTATTTTCCAGAGCCAGACCTGCCACCAGTTATTGTGGATAAGCAATGGATTGCGGATGTGAAAGCCACCATGCCAGCATTGCCAAACGAACTACACAAGAAGTTCACGAACGATTTTGGATTGAACGAATACGATGCAGGCGTTTTGACAGAAAGCAAACCTGTGGCGCTTTACTTCAACGAACTGACTTCGCACACAACGAATTACAAGGCTGCTTCAAACTGGGTAACAGGCGATATCAAATCGTTTTTGAATGAGTTTGCTGTTCACATGGAAGATTTTCCGGTGAAACCAAAAACAATGGCGAAGCTGATTGCCTTGATAGACGAAGGGAAAGTGAGCCATTCGGCTGCTTCTCAGAAACTATTCCCTGAGCTATGCAAAAACCCTGATAAGGCTCCGCTGGAGATTGCCCAAAGTCTCGACCTCATCCAAGAAAGCGATAGCGGACAACTGGAAGAATGGGTAGATGCAGCATTGGCAGCGTATCCAGATAAAGTGGAAGAATACCGTGGCGGAAAGCAAGGCGTGCTCGGCCTTTTTATGGGTGAAGTGATGAAATTGAGCAAGGGCAAGGCCGACCCGAAACTGGCCAATCAATTAGTAAGACAAAAACTACAAGGATGA
- a CDS encoding TrkA family potassium uptake protein, whose protein sequence is MKYIIVGLGNFGASLAQKLTQQGNEVIGIDTSMTKVDAYKEKISHTICMDSTDEFTVSGLPLKDTDIVLVAIGEDQGANIMTTALFKNLEVKRLISRAINPLHEKVLRAIGVDEIVHPEEETAERWAKKLCLSNVVDSFELNDDYSIIEAKVPADYVGRSVREVGFRKQFNLLVLTIIKKVEVKSVLGKNKIESQVQGVVSADIVLEQDNILVLYGSNKDLQIFLKQKLR, encoded by the coding sequence ATGAAATACATAATTGTAGGTCTTGGAAATTTTGGCGCATCCCTTGCCCAAAAACTGACACAACAGGGCAATGAGGTGATTGGAATTGATACCAGTATGACCAAGGTGGATGCTTACAAGGAAAAGATATCGCATACCATTTGCATGGATTCCACAGACGAGTTTACCGTTTCGGGCCTTCCATTGAAAGACACCGATATCGTGCTTGTAGCTATTGGCGAAGACCAAGGAGCCAATATCATGACCACGGCACTTTTTAAGAATCTGGAAGTAAAACGTTTGATAAGTCGCGCCATCAATCCGCTTCACGAGAAAGTATTGCGGGCCATTGGTGTAGACGAAATTGTGCACCCAGAAGAAGAAACAGCCGAGCGTTGGGCCAAGAAATTGTGTTTGAGCAATGTGGTAGATTCCTTCGAATTAAACGATGATTACAGCATTATCGAAGCAAAAGTTCCTGCTGATTATGTTGGTAGGTCAGTAAGGGAGGTAGGGTTTCGTAAGCAGTTCAATTTATTGGTGCTTACCATTATCAAAAAGGTTGAGGTGAAAAGTGTTTTAGGGAAAAACAAGATTGAATCACAGGTGCAAGGTGTGGTTTCTGCCGATATTGTACTCGAACAAGACAACATTTTGGTGCTTTACGGCTCAAACAAGGACCTGCAGATCTTCCTCAAACAAAAATTGAGGTGA
- a CDS encoding AhpC/TSA family protein translates to MMKRAILIPMATFLFLVGCAQKDATIHGNLANAEGETMLLERLSSSAAEGVDSAEVSKNGDFKLSTGEITEPAFYRLSVNKNNFVILLLNAGEKAELKGNALDFYQSYEISGSAGSDKLRVLDQRLRLDYEKTDSLRKSFQAYQQAGHPRLDSIAQNIDGVFQQMQEEKRQYVIQFINENSSSLASLSAVQSLNPAQDLDVFEKVAEDLTAALPESDYVKKYKLQLVEMKSKQQAASRTQIGAQAPELVLKTPEGETIKLSDFRGKVTLIDFWAAWCKPCRMENPNVLKVYNRFKDKGFEIFGVSLDQNQESWVGAIQQDGLIWKHGSELKYWQSSFIPAYNLDGIPMTYLVDQNGIIIASGLRGAELEQKLEEIFQ, encoded by the coding sequence ATGATGAAACGAGCAATTCTTATACCGATGGCCACCTTCCTGTTTCTGGTAGGATGTGCCCAAAAAGACGCAACCATACACGGAAACCTGGCAAACGCAGAAGGTGAAACCATGTTGTTGGAACGTCTCTCTTCATCTGCAGCCGAAGGCGTGGATTCTGCTGAAGTAAGTAAGAACGGAGATTTTAAACTCAGTACGGGAGAAATCACCGAACCTGCATTCTACCGTCTTAGCGTCAATAAGAACAACTTCGTGATCTTGCTTTTGAACGCAGGCGAAAAGGCAGAATTGAAAGGAAATGCCCTTGATTTCTACCAGAGCTACGAGATCAGCGGTTCCGCAGGTTCAGACAAACTGAGAGTGTTGGACCAACGTCTGCGCTTGGATTACGAAAAAACAGACAGCCTTCGAAAGTCGTTTCAAGCGTATCAGCAAGCTGGGCATCCTCGCTTGGATTCCATTGCACAAAACATTGATGGCGTTTTCCAGCAAATGCAAGAAGAAAAACGTCAATACGTTATCCAGTTCATTAACGAAAATTCCAGTTCACTTGCATCGCTTTCGGCTGTACAATCGCTCAATCCAGCACAAGACCTAGATGTATTTGAGAAAGTTGCTGAAGATCTTACGGCAGCACTTCCAGAATCGGATTACGTTAAGAAATATAAGCTGCAATTGGTTGAGATGAAATCGAAACAACAGGCAGCCAGCAGAACGCAGATCGGAGCGCAAGCACCAGAATTGGTGCTAAAAACGCCTGAAGGCGAAACCATCAAACTTTCTGATTTCCGAGGTAAAGTAACGCTGATCGATTTTTGGGCTGCATGGTGCAAACCTTGCAGAATGGAAAACCCGAATGTGCTCAAGGTTTACAACCGATTCAAAGACAAAGGCTTCGAGATATTCGGTGTTTCCTTAGATCAGAATCAGGAAAGTTGGGTAGGCGCCATCCAACAAGATGGTTTGATCTGGAAACACGGTTCTGAACTCAAATATTGGCAATCGAGCTTTATCCCTGCTTACAACTTGGACGGCATTCCTATGACCTACTTGGTAGATCAAAATGGCATCATCATCGCTTCTGGCCTACGTGGTGCAGAATTGGAACAAAAGCTAGAGGAAATCTTCCAATAA